The Lacipirellula parvula genome window below encodes:
- a CDS encoding helix-turn-helix transcriptional regulator has product MSAITDLSDRTIVDYLRRHPAATVGDMVEFTGVTATAVRQRLVRLMEQGLLARESEVVGRGRPTHRYSLTPAGVRSGANNYDQLVQVLWNEIREIRDIEVRRGLLKRISERLADHYRNEVHGETLQERMADLARLMASQDMPFELQESEQLPVLTALACPYPDLAEQDRGICAMEKMLLSSVLGESVRLSSCRLDGANCCTFEASGAAG; this is encoded by the coding sequence ATGAGCGCGATCACCGACCTCTCCGACCGCACGATTGTCGACTACCTCCGCCGCCACCCGGCGGCGACGGTGGGCGATATGGTCGAGTTCACTGGAGTGACGGCCACCGCTGTTCGTCAGCGGCTCGTTCGGCTGATGGAGCAAGGCCTGCTCGCCCGTGAATCGGAAGTCGTCGGCCGTGGTCGGCCGACGCATCGGTATTCGCTGACGCCCGCCGGCGTACGCTCGGGCGCCAACAACTACGACCAGCTCGTGCAGGTCTTGTGGAACGAAATCCGCGAGATCCGCGACATCGAGGTGCGTCGTGGGCTGTTGAAGCGGATCTCGGAGCGTCTCGCAGACCACTACCGCAACGAGGTGCATGGCGAAACATTGCAAGAACGCATGGCCGACTTGGCCCGCCTGATGGCGAGCCAAGACATGCCGTTTGAACTACAAGAGTCGGAGCAGTTGCCGGTGCTCACCGCGCTGGCCTGCCCCTACCCCGATCTCGCGGAACAAGATCGGGGGATTTGTGCGATGGAGAAGATGTTGCTGTCGAGCGTGTTGGGAGAGTCGGTGCGGCTGAGTTCGTGCCGTCTCGATGGTGCAAACTGTTGCACCTTCGAGGCGAGCGGAGCGGCCGGGTAG
- a CDS encoding sodium-dependent transporter has translation MSEKPGGEQWTSRMGVIMAVAGSAVGIGNYLRFPGLAVEHGGGAFMLPYFVALLVLGIPLSWAEWTMGRYGGIRGFNSAPGIYSVIWRHPAAKYFGALALMIPLIVYMYYVLIEAWCLSYAIDYLTGDLMTGHGGRIDQVIAGMDVADDGAELSSATKVAAFSKYFDEFIGAGQDGSAIFGGRGVWLVILTSVFLLNFACIYRGLSHGIEKLCNIAIPVLFVLSFAVLFRVLTLGTPDPSKPDQNLMAGLAFMWEPNEEAIAELKNPKTWLDAAGQIFFTLGVGFGIIINYSSYLRRKDDIALSSLTATSINEFSEVCHGGLITIPAAFVFLGIGGLAATNLDSTFAVGFVALPNVFDAMWGGRLFGFMWYFMLFTAAIAASVSMLQPCIAFLEEGFGLKRRASAAILGGVSAFGCVFVLYFSKGSVALDTFDFWVGTFLMFMLALVQTILYGWVLGIERGHQELHQGANLNVPYFVQYVLKYVTPTYLITVLIAFIWLKLGSQLETVGKSVVAQLSLAIIAILLGGLMVMTWSAGRRWSREGRFKGLDAIGEQRLEPGETR, from the coding sequence ATGTCTGAGAAGCCAGGCGGTGAACAGTGGACCTCCCGGATGGGGGTGATCATGGCCGTGGCAGGGTCGGCCGTCGGAATCGGCAACTACCTGCGATTCCCGGGACTGGCGGTGGAGCATGGGGGCGGGGCGTTTATGCTCCCCTATTTCGTCGCCTTGCTCGTGCTTGGCATCCCCCTCTCCTGGGCGGAGTGGACAATGGGCCGCTACGGCGGCATCCGCGGGTTCAACTCGGCGCCGGGCATCTACAGCGTCATTTGGCGGCACCCAGCGGCCAAGTACTTTGGCGCCCTGGCGTTGATGATCCCGCTGATCGTCTACATGTATTACGTCCTCATCGAGGCGTGGTGCCTCAGTTATGCGATCGACTATCTCACCGGCGACCTGATGACCGGACACGGCGGGCGGATTGATCAAGTCATCGCCGGGATGGACGTCGCGGACGACGGGGCTGAGCTGAGTTCCGCCACGAAGGTCGCCGCGTTCAGCAAGTACTTCGACGAGTTTATTGGTGCCGGCCAGGATGGTTCGGCCATCTTCGGCGGGCGGGGCGTGTGGCTCGTCATTCTCACGTCGGTCTTTCTGCTGAACTTCGCCTGCATTTACCGCGGGCTGAGCCATGGGATCGAGAAGCTCTGCAACATCGCCATTCCGGTGCTGTTTGTCCTCTCGTTCGCGGTGCTGTTCCGCGTGCTGACGCTCGGCACGCCCGACCCCTCGAAGCCCGATCAGAACTTGATGGCCGGCCTGGCGTTCATGTGGGAGCCAAACGAAGAGGCAATTGCGGAACTCAAGAATCCAAAAACCTGGCTTGACGCGGCCGGGCAGATCTTTTTCACGCTGGGCGTCGGGTTCGGGATCATCATCAACTACTCGAGCTACCTCCGCCGGAAGGATGACATCGCGCTGAGCAGCCTCACCGCGACCTCGATCAACGAATTCTCCGAGGTCTGCCACGGCGGCCTCATTACCATCCCGGCCGCATTCGTGTTCCTCGGCATCGGCGGTTTGGCGGCGACGAATCTTGATTCGACGTTTGCGGTGGGCTTCGTCGCCCTGCCGAACGTCTTCGACGCGATGTGGGGTGGGCGGCTCTTCGGCTTCATGTGGTACTTCATGCTCTTCACGGCGGCGATTGCGGCGTCGGTGTCGATGCTGCAGCCGTGCATCGCGTTTCTAGAAGAAGGTTTTGGGTTGAAACGCCGCGCATCGGCCGCGATCCTTGGCGGCGTCTCGGCGTTTGGCTGCGTGTTCGTCCTTTATTTTTCGAAGGGAAGCGTGGCGCTCGATACGTTTGACTTCTGGGTCGGCACCTTCCTCATGTTCATGCTCGCCTTGGTGCAAACCATCCTTTACGGTTGGGTGCTCGGCATCGAACGCGGGCACCAAGAACTCCATCAGGGCGCCAACTTGAATGTCCCCTACTTCGTCCAGTACGTGCTGAAGTACGTGACGCCGACGTATCTGATCACTGTCTTGATCGCCTTCATTTGGCTGAAGCTAGGATCGCAGCTGGAGACGGTCGGCAAGAGCGTCGTCGCACAGTTGTCGCTGGCGATCATCGCGATCTTGCTCGGCGGCCTGATGGTGATGACGTGGAGCGCTGGGCGGCGGTGGAGCCGCGAAGGGCGATTCAAAGGGCTCGATGCGATCGGCGAGCAAAGACTCGAACCGGGAGAGACGCGATGA
- a CDS encoding DUF2721 domain-containing protein, with protein MPLNELIPVLQTAIGPVILISGIGALLLSMNHRLGRIIDRSRNLVDLRRTASEKRLLRIELQLGILWRRARILQKAITLAVTTALLAVTIVIVLFIGTLLVLPISVVIVILFSACLACLAASLGFYLKDINLSLRALAHELDQE; from the coding sequence GTGCCGCTCAACGAACTGATTCCTGTTCTGCAGACCGCCATCGGCCCGGTGATTCTTATCTCCGGCATTGGGGCGCTGCTGCTCTCAATGAACCATCGGCTGGGGCGGATCATCGATCGGTCGCGGAATCTCGTCGACCTGCGGCGGACGGCGAGCGAGAAGCGGCTGCTGCGGATTGAGCTGCAGCTCGGCATCTTGTGGCGGCGAGCGCGGATCTTGCAGAAGGCGATAACCTTGGCGGTGACGACGGCGCTGCTGGCCGTGACAATCGTGATCGTGCTGTTTATCGGCACGCTATTGGTGCTGCCGATTTCGGTGGTGATTGTGATCTTGTTTAGCGCGTGTCTGGCGTGTTTGGCGGCTTCGCTGGGGTTCTACCTGAAAGATATCAACCTCTCGCTGCGAGCGCTGGCGCACGAGCTTGATCAGGAGTAG